The following are from one region of the Paenibacillus sp. KS-LC4 genome:
- the tgt gene encoding tRNA guanosine(34) transglycosylase Tgt: protein MVAVTYELLKVCKQSGARLGRVHTPHGVIETPAFMPVGTQATVKTMSPEELKTMDAHIILSNTYHLFLRPGHDLIERAGGLHKFMNWDRPILTDSGGFQVFSLSEMRKITEEGVQFRSHLNGDKMFLSPEKAMEIQNALGSDIMMAFDECPPYPAEHAYVKQSLERTTRWAERCLESHARPHDQGLFAIVQGGMYEDLRIQSAKDLTSMDFPGYAIGGLSVGEPKHLMYQALEYTVPLLPTGKPRYLMGVGSPDALLEGSIRGIDMFDCVLPTRIARNGTTMTSEGRLVIRNAKYAEDFGPLDPKCSCYTCTNYSRAYIRHLMKADETFGMRLTTYHNLHFLLQLMRDVRQAITEDRLLDFRDEFFDSYGLRDNDKGF from the coding sequence ATTGTGGCTGTAACCTATGAATTGTTGAAAGTGTGCAAGCAGTCTGGAGCGCGGCTCGGCCGCGTCCATACGCCTCATGGCGTCATCGAGACGCCGGCTTTTATGCCAGTGGGAACTCAGGCGACGGTAAAGACAATGAGCCCGGAAGAACTGAAGACGATGGATGCTCATATTATTTTGAGCAATACGTACCATCTGTTTTTACGCCCCGGACATGATTTGATTGAGCGCGCAGGCGGCTTGCATAAGTTTATGAACTGGGACCGTCCGATTTTGACTGACAGCGGCGGCTTTCAGGTGTTCAGCTTGAGCGAAATGCGTAAAATTACCGAGGAGGGCGTCCAGTTCCGTTCCCATTTGAACGGAGATAAGATGTTTTTGTCGCCGGAGAAGGCGATGGAAATTCAAAACGCGCTTGGCTCTGATATTATGATGGCTTTTGACGAATGCCCGCCATATCCGGCTGAGCATGCTTATGTCAAACAGTCGCTTGAGCGCACGACACGCTGGGCTGAGCGCTGCCTTGAATCCCATGCTCGCCCACATGACCAAGGTCTATTCGCAATTGTCCAGGGAGGCATGTATGAGGACCTGCGCATCCAGAGTGCGAAAGATTTGACTTCCATGGATTTCCCGGGGTATGCTATTGGAGGACTAAGTGTCGGAGAGCCTAAACACCTGATGTATCAGGCACTTGAGTATACGGTACCACTGCTTCCAACCGGCAAGCCAAGGTATTTAATGGGAGTTGGTTCTCCCGATGCGCTGCTGGAAGGCTCCATTCGCGGCATTGATATGTTCGACTGTGTGCTGCCTACGAGAATTGCACGCAATGGAACTACGATGACAAGCGAGGGAAGACTCGTTATTCGCAATGCCAAGTATGCAGAGGATTTTGGGCCACTCGATCCAAAATGCTCTTGCTACACATGCACGAATTATTCTCGCGCTTATATCCGCCACTTGATGAAGGCTGATGAAACATTCGGTATGAGATTGACGACTTATCATAATTTACATTTCCTGCTTCAACTCATGAGGGATGTGCGTCAGGCGATTACCGAAGATCGACTCCTTGATTTTCGCGATGAGTTTTTTGACAGCTATGGGTTGCGGGATAACGATAAAGGATTTTAG
- the yajC gene encoding preprotein translocase subunit YajC, translating into MPLWLADAAGAPTNSIWGMAWPILLMFAVFYFLLIRPQQKKQKQRTALLSQLKKGDKISTIGGMHGTIAELTDDTVVLRVNDTVKLTFERSAISSVISSAPTLSKE; encoded by the coding sequence ATGCCACTATGGTTAGCAGATGCAGCTGGTGCGCCAACGAATAGTATTTGGGGAATGGCATGGCCGATACTACTGATGTTCGCCGTGTTCTACTTCTTGCTTATTCGACCGCAACAGAAGAAACAGAAGCAGCGTACAGCGCTGTTGTCGCAACTGAAAAAAGGCGATAAAATTTCAACAATCGGCGGGATGCACGGTACAATTGCAGAATTGACGGATGACACAGTCGTACTTCGCGTCAATGATACGGTTAAGCTGACATTTGAACGCAGCGCAATTAGCTCGGTCATTAGCAGTGCACCTACGCTTTCGAAAGAGTAG
- a CDS encoding TIGR04086 family membrane protein: MNPIKHVPRPPQIASPMLAGLLYAIVWLALGALLLSLLLHFGNMKESSLPTFATCIHGLSAFAGGLTSGKRSGMKGWYQGGLLGLLYGVTILLIGFLAADAGFSLHTAIVLGVTLLLGAFGGVIGVNLKK, from the coding sequence ATGAATCCGATTAAACATGTGCCGCGGCCGCCCCAGATCGCTTCCCCTATGTTGGCGGGTCTTCTTTATGCTATCGTTTGGCTTGCTTTAGGCGCTTTGCTGCTTTCGCTGCTGCTTCACTTCGGCAATATGAAGGAAAGCAGCCTGCCGACCTTCGCAACGTGTATTCATGGCTTGTCCGCTTTTGCCGGCGGATTAACGTCGGGCAAGCGTTCCGGCATGAAAGGCTGGTACCAGGGCGGATTGCTCGGACTTCTCTATGGTGTGACTATACTGTTAATCGGCTTTCTGGCTGCCGATGCCGGCTTTTCCCTGCATACCGCGATTGTGCTTGGCGTTACTTTGCTGCTTGGCGCTTTCGGGGGCGTTATTGGCGTCAATCTCAAGAAGTAA